In Acidobacteriota bacterium, one DNA window encodes the following:
- a CDS encoding exopolysaccharide biosynthesis polyprenyl glycosylphosphotransferase — MNRRSLRAPSEAKTVPTAAPRRPGVRRPRSETLHLVPPAPRTSFPAASPAPADKRAVLIVGQGPAAVRCAHNVIWNAGRRWRLAGVVSPDKLRELIASGAPLPRRCVVALDDRRGTLPVDDLVALRFRGVEVQEAASFLEEITGKLPLSMIRPADLAFAPGFRLPRWKLRLKRICDQVLAFLLLIVTAPVLAAAAAAIWLESGAPVLFRQKRLGLYGRPFTMLKLRTMRQDAEKNGPQFSSADDDRVTRVGRFLRRTRIDELPQLWNVLRGEMSLVGPRPERPEFVEELDGLIPYFTLRTTVRPGITGWAQVNEGYASSLDTLREKLAYDLYYIKNFSFRLELLVLFRTVATVISGRGV; from the coding sequence ATGAACCGTCGATCCCTGAGAGCACCTTCCGAAGCGAAGACTGTCCCCACCGCGGCTCCGAGGCGTCCCGGTGTCCGCCGCCCCCGGAGCGAGACGCTCCACCTCGTGCCGCCGGCGCCCCGCACGTCCTTTCCGGCCGCCTCCCCGGCGCCGGCAGACAAGAGGGCCGTGCTGATCGTCGGGCAGGGGCCCGCCGCCGTCCGCTGCGCCCACAACGTCATCTGGAACGCGGGACGCCGCTGGCGCCTGGCGGGGGTGGTGAGCCCGGACAAGCTCCGGGAGCTGATCGCCAGCGGAGCTCCGCTGCCGCGCCGCTGCGTGGTGGCGCTCGACGACCGCCGGGGGACGCTGCCGGTCGACGATCTCGTGGCGCTCCGGTTTCGCGGCGTGGAGGTGCAGGAAGCGGCCTCGTTCCTCGAGGAGATCACGGGCAAGCTGCCGTTGTCGATGATCCGCCCGGCCGACCTCGCCTTCGCTCCGGGCTTCCGGCTGCCCCGGTGGAAGCTGCGGCTGAAGCGGATCTGCGATCAGGTGCTCGCGTTTCTGCTCCTGATCGTCACCGCCCCGGTGCTCGCGGCGGCCGCGGCGGCGATCTGGCTCGAGTCGGGCGCACCGGTTCTCTTCAGGCAAAAGCGGCTGGGTCTGTACGGGCGTCCCTTCACGATGCTCAAGCTCCGCACCATGCGGCAGGACGCCGAAAAGAACGGACCGCAGTTCTCCAGCGCCGACGACGACCGCGTGACCAGGGTGGGCCGGTTCTTGAGGCGCACGCGGATCGACGAGCTTCCCCAGCTCTGGAACGTCCTGCGCGGCGAGATGTCGCTGGTGGGCCCCCGGCCGGAGCGTCCGGAGTTCGTCGAGGAGCTGGACGGGCTGATCCCCTACTTCACGCTGCGCACGACGGTTCGGCCGGGGATCACCGGCTGGGCGCAGGTCAACGAGGGGTACGCCTCGAGCCTGGACACCCTCCGCGAGAAGCTCGCCTACGATCTCTACTACATCAAGAACTTCAGCTTCCGCCTGGAGCTTCTGGTGCTCTTCCGGACGGTGGCCACGGTGATTTCGGGGCGAGGTGTCTGA